TCGTTGTAGAGGTCCGGCGGGAAGAACGGCGCGTTCGTCCCCAGCGCGAGGAGGGGCCCGGCGATGCGCACGGCGTAGTTGAAGTACGTCGGCAGGTCGGCCGCGTGGGGCACCTGGTAGTGGGGCTGGATCGAGGTGATGAGGCTCTCCGGGAAGACGGTGTCCGCCTGGAGGTCGACGTGTGGGGCGTCGAGGCGCATCCCGGCGGCGGTCGCCCGGTCGGTGTTCGCCATCGCGTGGTACCGGGCGCTGTCGCTCATGTTGGTGGCGATGCGGATGCCCCGGTCCTCGACGCTGTCGGTGAGGTACTCGCGGGCGGTCTCTCCCTCCGGCGGGATGGTCCACATCCCGTCGCTCACCAGTCGCATCCCCTCAGACCGGGTGCAATCGAGCGCGGTCTGGAGCCGCGCGAGCACCTCGTGCTCCTGGGCGAGCAGACCGTGACGGTTGAACGGCTGGGGGCTGGTCGACATCTCGGCGTTGTGCAGGCCGAGTTCCTTCTCGAACCCGATGAACTCGAGGAGTCGACGCGGGACGCGGGTCAGGGCGAACTCGTCCGATTCGCCCTGGGTGTCCTCGTCGGACTCGGCGACCGCGTAGAACTCGTACTCGAACCCCAAGATGGCCTGGGGGTTGTCGAACGTCCCTGCCGCCAGTTCCTCCTTGATGACCTCCGCGTCCTCCTCGACCTGCGTCTGGAACGCCTCGGGGTCGACGGCGAGCACCTCCTCGACTGCTGCGGCGAGGTCGTCCTCCGGCATACCTCCGAATCAGGCCGGGGCCGTCTTCAAACCCGCGGGTACTCAGGGTTGGCCGCGCGTTCGAGGCAGCGATTGCTGACAGGCGACACCGCAGCGACGCGCCGACGGGTGGTGTCGCACACCCGCACTCCCGTCGGCGGTGACTCGTCAGAGCACGCCGGGTCTGGGTTCGGCTTCGCGTATGAACCCTCGGGGACAGATGGCGAACTCGCTACCCAGCGTGCATCGCGAGATTCGGGTCGCTTATACCGGCGTCGGGCGGAGTGTCCGGCAATGGAGTTCGCCGCCTTCGCCGACCGCGCGGCCGACATCGAGGCAGAGCCGGCCGACCTGGAGACCGTCTCGCTCGTCTGCGACCTGTTCCGCGACGCCGGGGACGACCTCCCCATCGTGGCCCGGTTCGTCCAGGGCCGGGTCTTCCCGGCGTGGGACGAGCGGAAACTCGACGTCGGGCCGAACACGGTGTACGCCGCAATCGCCCGCGCCGCGGGCCAGAACGTGACCGCCGACGACGTGGAGGCGCGACTGGCAGACGTGGGCGAGATCGGCGCGGTCGCCGCGAGCTACGACCTCGGCGGCCAGCAGGGACTCGCCGCGTTCGGCGCCGGCGGCGGCGAGGACCTGACGGTCGCCTCGCTGTACGACGACTTCGAGCGCCTCGCCGCCACCGAGGGCGACGGCAGCCAGGACACGAAGCTCGACCTGCTGTTCGGGCTGTTCAACCGGTCGAGTCCCGACGAGGCACGCTACCTCGCCCGACTCGTCCTCTCGGAGATGCGCATCGGCGTGGGTGAGGGGGCCGTCCGCGACGCCATCGCGGAGGCGTTCGATGTGCCGGTTTCGGCCGTCGAGCGTGCCGTCCAGGTGACGAACGACTACGGTTTGGTGGCCGAAACCGCCCGCGAGGAGGGCGAGGACGGCCTCGCCGAGCACACCCTGACGGTCGGGCGCCCGGTCCAGGCGATGCTCGCACAGGCCGGGACCGCCGCCGACGTGCTCGACTCCTGGGCGGAAGCCGCGGTCGAGACGAAGTTCGACGGTGCCCGCGTCCAGGTCCACTGGGACGGCGAGACCGTCTCGGTCTTCTCCCGGAACATGGAGGACGTGACCGACGCGCTCCCCGAGGTCGTGGAGTTCGTCGAGTCCGCCTGCGACGCGCCCGCCATCCTCGACGGGGAGGTCGTCGCCATCGACGACTCGGGCGACCCGCTCCCCTTCCAGCAGGTGCTCCGGCGCTTCCGCCGGAAGCACGACGTGGCGAAGGCCCGCGAGGACGTGACCGTCGAACTCCGGGCGTTCGACTGCCTGCACGCCGACGGCGAGGACCTCCTCGACGCGCCCCTGCGTGACCGGCACGACCGCCTCGGGACGGTCCTCGATGCGAACGTCGCCGACCTGACGCTGACCGCCGACGCCGAGACCGTCGCGTCGGTCGAGGAGGCGGCACTCGAAGCGGGTCACGAGGGTATCATGCTGAAGGACCCCGACTCGACGTACAGCCCCGGGAAACGCGGCCAGCAGTGGCTGAAGCGCAAACCCGACGTCGAGACCCTCGACTGTGTCGTCACGGGCGCTGAGTGGGGCGAGGGGCGGCGCGCGGAACTGCTCGGCACCTTCGAGCTATCGGTCCGCGACGCCGACGCCGGCGCGTTCGAGACCATCGGCAAGGTCGCCACCGGCATCACCGACGAGGAGCTCGCGGAGCTGACCGACCTGCTCGAACCACACGTCCAGTCGCAGGTCGGCCAGACTGTCACGCTCTCCCCGGCGGTCGTCTTCGAGGTCGGATACGAGGAGATACAGGCGTCGCCGACGTACTCCTCCGGCTACGCGCTCCGCTTCCCCCGGTTCGTGACGGTCAGGGACGACAAGGAACCCGGCACTGCGGACTCGCTGGAACGGGTCGAACGGCTGGCCGAGGAACAGTGACCACCGGGCTCAGAGCGTCATCCAGTTCGTCGTCCGTTCGCCCGGTGGGACGTGCCAGCGCTGCTGTGCCCGGTTCCCCGTCTCTCTGAGTTCGATCCAGCCGTCGAAGAGGTTGACCACGTCGTCCGACACCTCGTCCGTCCCGAGGTGGACGTAACCCATGCCGCGACACCCCCGGACGACGGTTCCCAGCCCGCGCAGGAAGTGTTCTCGACTCTCGGCGTCGCTCCCGGCGAGCAACGACTCCGCACCCGGTGCGAGGAGCCGCAACTGGCCGGGCTCCAGCCCGTCCTCGCGACTGTCGTACCGGACGACCGATTCGAGGACCGCCCCCCGGATACCGGACAGGCTGCGGTACTCGTCACCCCGATGGACCCGGACGTCCGGGTCGGTCGGCGACACACCCTCCGGGAGGTACGGGACGGGGTCCCGCTCGGACCCCGGCGTGACGACCACCCGTTTCCGGTCCGCGTCCGCCGCCCCACCGAGCAGTCGGAACGCTCGTGCGACGGTCGCTGCGCTCACGGCACCGGTGACCAGCATCGCACACCCGTGCTTCTTGTAGTCGGCGAGGATCGACGAGAAATCCGTCTCGACGCTACTGTCCCGGAACTGTGCACCCGACAGTTCTCGCTCGAAGACGATTCGGTCGGCGTCCATTCGGAGGTTCCTACCAGCCGCACTATCAAAACGCTTCTTGCTCACTCGACGAACTCCTCGACCGACGCCGCGTAATCCTCTCGTTCGGCGTATACCCGGCTCAGCGTCGCGTTCAGTTCTGCCAGCTGTGCCGTCTGGTCGGTGTCGGCGAGCGAATACGACGGGTACCCCTCCCCGTCGTGTTTCTCCAGCAGCCCCAGGTCGATGAGTTCCTCCCGGTGGTCGTGGAAGGTACTCGGCGAGAGGTTCGCCTCGGAGGCGATCTCGCTCGCTCCGAGGCGCTCGTCCGGGCGCTCGACGACGACTCCCAGGATCGCGACCCTGGCAGGA
This window of the Haloarchaeobius amylolyticus genome carries:
- a CDS encoding DUF7504 family protein, whose product is MDADRIVFERELSGAQFRDSSVETDFSSILADYKKHGCAMLVTGAVSAATVARAFRLLGGAADADRKRVVVTPGSERDPVPYLPEGVSPTDPDVRVHRGDEYRSLSGIRGAVLESVVRYDSREDGLEPGQLRLLAPGAESLLAGSDAESREHFLRGLGTVVRGCRGMGYVHLGTDEVSDDVVNLFDGWIELRETGNRAQQRWHVPPGERTTNWMTL
- the ligA gene encoding ATP-dependent DNA ligase LigA, with amino-acid sequence MEFAAFADRAADIEAEPADLETVSLVCDLFRDAGDDLPIVARFVQGRVFPAWDERKLDVGPNTVYAAIARAAGQNVTADDVEARLADVGEIGAVAASYDLGGQQGLAAFGAGGGEDLTVASLYDDFERLAATEGDGSQDTKLDLLFGLFNRSSPDEARYLARLVLSEMRIGVGEGAVRDAIAEAFDVPVSAVERAVQVTNDYGLVAETAREEGEDGLAEHTLTVGRPVQAMLAQAGTAADVLDSWAEAAVETKFDGARVQVHWDGETVSVFSRNMEDVTDALPEVVEFVESACDAPAILDGEVVAIDDSGDPLPFQQVLRRFRRKHDVAKAREDVTVELRAFDCLHADGEDLLDAPLRDRHDRLGTVLDANVADLTLTADAETVASVEEAALEAGHEGIMLKDPDSTYSPGKRGQQWLKRKPDVETLDCVVTGAEWGEGRRAELLGTFELSVRDADAGAFETIGKVATGITDEELAELTDLLEPHVQSQVGQTVTLSPAVVFEVGYEEIQASPTYSSGYALRFPRFVTVRDDKEPGTADSLERVERLAEEQ
- a CDS encoding winged helix-turn-helix domain-containing protein; this translates as MGTPRSFEPPLTRALAYPARVAILGVVVERPDERLGASEIASEANLSPSTFHDHREELIDLGLLEKHDGEGYPSYSLADTDQTAQLAELNATLSRVYAEREDYAASVEEFVE